From Apium graveolens cultivar Ventura chromosome 9, ASM990537v1, whole genome shotgun sequence, the proteins below share one genomic window:
- the LOC141684561 gene encoding polyadenylate-binding protein-interacting protein 3-like isoform X2, whose protein sequence is MPNVAHEAQASKPEYSHPSSRPKESFSDKVVLSPNPSAFDPTSSVGHENNALSDISENAASLKQHEITRSVNRRARPGSSTSSTSDCGNAVPVSTNTGLSPSSSAGSLASERSTLNPHAKEFKFNPNAKSFTPKKTSFRPASPVSDGSLYYSTNAPVAPNIHGMPVSNGMGQSFASYQPVMFNPRAAPMQSPQAYYYSNGPQVIHPFCIVSRLSPLMKPRQQPFTICFSMGSRCF, encoded by the exons ATGCCAAAT GTGGCTCATGAGGCTCAAGCATCAAAACCTGAGT ATTCACATCCATCATCGAGACCAAAAGAATCGTTCTCCGACAAAGTGGTACTGTCCCCAAATCCGTctgcatttgatccaacttcaTCTGTGGGTCATGAGAATAATGCATTAAGTGATATCTCAGAAAATGCTGCATCACTCAAACAGCATGAAATTACACGATCTGTGAACAGGCGTGCACGACCTGGTAGCTCAACTTCATCAACTTCAGATTGTGGAAATGCTGTTCCTGTTTCAACTAATACCGGGTTATCACCAAGCTCATCAGCGGGTTCACTGGCTTCAGAAAGATCAACACTTAATCCTCATGCCAAG GAATTCAAATTCAATCCAAATGCTAAGAGTTTCACCCCCAAAAAAACATCATTCAGGCCTGCATCTCCAGTGTCTGATGGTTCCTTGTACTACTCAACTAATGCTCCAGTTGCTCCAAACATACATGGTATGCCAGTAAGCAATGGG ATGGGACAATCATTTGCCAGTTACCAGCCTGTTATGTTTAATCCTCGGGCTGCACCAATGCAGTCACCTCAAGCTTATTACTATTCAAATGGACCACAGGTAATCCACCCTTTCTGCATTGTTTCACGACTGTCGCCTCTTATGAAGCCAAGGCAACAACCATTTACCATTTGTTTCAGTATGGGCAGCAGATGCTTCTAG
- the LOC141684561 gene encoding polyadenylate-binding protein-interacting protein 3-like isoform X4 encodes MPNVAHEAQASKPEYSHPSSRPKESFSDKVVLSPNPSAFDPTSSVGHENNALSDISENAASLKQHEITRSVNRRARPGSSTSSTSDCGNAVPVSTNTGLSPSSSAGSLASERSTLNPHAKEFKFNPNAKSFTPKKTSFRPASPVSDGSLYYSTNAPVAPNIHGMPVSNGMGQSFASYQPVMFNPRAAPMQSPQAYYYSNGPQYGQQMLLGQPHQEMQYQGREF; translated from the exons ATGCCAAAT GTGGCTCATGAGGCTCAAGCATCAAAACCTGAGT ATTCACATCCATCATCGAGACCAAAAGAATCGTTCTCCGACAAAGTGGTACTGTCCCCAAATCCGTctgcatttgatccaacttcaTCTGTGGGTCATGAGAATAATGCATTAAGTGATATCTCAGAAAATGCTGCATCACTCAAACAGCATGAAATTACACGATCTGTGAACAGGCGTGCACGACCTGGTAGCTCAACTTCATCAACTTCAGATTGTGGAAATGCTGTTCCTGTTTCAACTAATACCGGGTTATCACCAAGCTCATCAGCGGGTTCACTGGCTTCAGAAAGATCAACACTTAATCCTCATGCCAAG GAATTCAAATTCAATCCAAATGCTAAGAGTTTCACCCCCAAAAAAACATCATTCAGGCCTGCATCTCCAGTGTCTGATGGTTCCTTGTACTACTCAACTAATGCTCCAGTTGCTCCAAACATACATGGTATGCCAGTAAGCAATGGG ATGGGACAATCATTTGCCAGTTACCAGCCTGTTATGTTTAATCCTCGGGCTGCACCAATGCAGTCACCTCAAGCTTATTACTATTCAAATGGACCACAG TATGGGCAGCAGATGCTTCTAGGTCAACCTCACCAG GAAATGCAGTACCAGGGAAGAGAGTTTTAG
- the LOC141684561 gene encoding polyadenylate-binding protein-interacting protein 3-like isoform X1: MPNVAHEAQASKPEYSHPSSRPKESFSDKVVLSPNPSAFDPTSSVGHENNALSDISENAASLKQHEITRSVNRRARPGSSTSSTSDCGNAVPVSTNTGLSPSSSAGSLASERSTLNPHAKEFKFNPNAKSFTPKKTSFRPASPVSDGSLYYSTNAPVAPNIHGMPVSNGMGQSFASYQPVMFNPRAAPMQSPQAYYYSNGPQYGQQMLLGQPHQVRYMPTYPPVREFFVCLFFLLFLMFGAIPSLQGNADLILR, translated from the exons ATGCCAAAT GTGGCTCATGAGGCTCAAGCATCAAAACCTGAGT ATTCACATCCATCATCGAGACCAAAAGAATCGTTCTCCGACAAAGTGGTACTGTCCCCAAATCCGTctgcatttgatccaacttcaTCTGTGGGTCATGAGAATAATGCATTAAGTGATATCTCAGAAAATGCTGCATCACTCAAACAGCATGAAATTACACGATCTGTGAACAGGCGTGCACGACCTGGTAGCTCAACTTCATCAACTTCAGATTGTGGAAATGCTGTTCCTGTTTCAACTAATACCGGGTTATCACCAAGCTCATCAGCGGGTTCACTGGCTTCAGAAAGATCAACACTTAATCCTCATGCCAAG GAATTCAAATTCAATCCAAATGCTAAGAGTTTCACCCCCAAAAAAACATCATTCAGGCCTGCATCTCCAGTGTCTGATGGTTCCTTGTACTACTCAACTAATGCTCCAGTTGCTCCAAACATACATGGTATGCCAGTAAGCAATGGG ATGGGACAATCATTTGCCAGTTACCAGCCTGTTATGTTTAATCCTCGGGCTGCACCAATGCAGTCACCTCAAGCTTATTACTATTCAAATGGACCACAG TATGGGCAGCAGATGCTTCTAGGTCAACCTCACCAGGTCCGCTACATGCCGACTTATCCTCCAGTAAGAGAATTCTTTGTGTGCCTGTTTTTCCTTCTTTTTTTAATGTTTGGAGCGATTCCCTCTTTACAGGGAAATGCAGATCTCATATTAAGATAA
- the LOC141684561 gene encoding polyadenylate-binding protein-interacting protein 3-like isoform X3 produces MPNVAHEAQASKPEYSHPSSRPKESFSDKVVLSPNPSAFDPTSSVGHENNALSDISENAASLKQHEITRSVNRRARPGSSTSSTSDCGNAVPVSTNTGLSPSSSAGSLASERSTLNPHAKEFKFNPNAKSFTPKKTSFRPASPVSDGSLYYSTNAPVAPNIHGMPVSNGMGQSFASYQPVMFNPRAAPMQSPQAYYYSNGPQYGQQMLLGQPHQVRYMPTYPPEMQYQGREF; encoded by the exons ATGCCAAAT GTGGCTCATGAGGCTCAAGCATCAAAACCTGAGT ATTCACATCCATCATCGAGACCAAAAGAATCGTTCTCCGACAAAGTGGTACTGTCCCCAAATCCGTctgcatttgatccaacttcaTCTGTGGGTCATGAGAATAATGCATTAAGTGATATCTCAGAAAATGCTGCATCACTCAAACAGCATGAAATTACACGATCTGTGAACAGGCGTGCACGACCTGGTAGCTCAACTTCATCAACTTCAGATTGTGGAAATGCTGTTCCTGTTTCAACTAATACCGGGTTATCACCAAGCTCATCAGCGGGTTCACTGGCTTCAGAAAGATCAACACTTAATCCTCATGCCAAG GAATTCAAATTCAATCCAAATGCTAAGAGTTTCACCCCCAAAAAAACATCATTCAGGCCTGCATCTCCAGTGTCTGATGGTTCCTTGTACTACTCAACTAATGCTCCAGTTGCTCCAAACATACATGGTATGCCAGTAAGCAATGGG ATGGGACAATCATTTGCCAGTTACCAGCCTGTTATGTTTAATCCTCGGGCTGCACCAATGCAGTCACCTCAAGCTTATTACTATTCAAATGGACCACAG TATGGGCAGCAGATGCTTCTAGGTCAACCTCACCAGGTCCGCTACATGCCGACTTATCCTCCA GAAATGCAGTACCAGGGAAGAGAGTTTTAG